One genomic window of Solanum dulcamara chromosome 10, daSolDulc1.2, whole genome shotgun sequence includes the following:
- the LOC129905023 gene encoding E3 ubiquitin ligase BIG BROTHER-related-like encodes MTRFKFEDSNLGHIVDEIEEEAEEFENDISESILDHSFDEEIMEEEEIEEFANDVSESILDEEIIEEEEEVFANDVSESILDEEIEEFEVDISENMETTMEYDRHLLNEGYQQQGLNQTSGRLARTARMRVNTNYVHYRIQVPQLILDDIEEEEMEEEDDTNEFVDQDMSEYFETSTYYATPAMDIDGDDEEEEQEACAICLLEYKDEDTIAILQCGHEFHDECINKWLQRKKTCPFCRASVFAHNTR; translated from the coding sequence ATGACTCGTTTCAAGTTTGAGGATTCAAATCTTGGTCATATTGTTgatgaaattgaagaagaagcaGAGGAGTTCGAGAATGACATATCCGAGTCGATTCTTGATCATAGttttgatgaagaaattatggaagaagaagaaatagaggAATTCGCGAATGACGTATCTGAGTCGATTCTTGATGAAGAAATTatagaagaggaggaggaggtgtTTGCGAATGATGTATCTGAGTCGATTCTTGATGAAGAAATTGAGGAGTTTGAAGTTGATATATCTGAAAATATGGAAACAACAATGGAGTATGATAGACATCTTCTTAATGAAGGCTATCAACAGCAAGGACTGAACCAAACAAGTGGAAGACTGGCTAGGACGGCTCGAATGAGAGTGAATACTAACTACGTTCATTACAGAATTCAAGTGCCACAATTGATTCTTGATgacattgaagaagaagagatggaGGAAGAAGACGATACTAATGAGTTTGTGGATCAAGACATGTCTGAGTATTTCGAAACAAGTACATATTATGCTACTCCTGCTATGGATATAGATGGTGATGATGAAGAGGAGGAACAAGAAGCATGTGCTATCTGCTTACTTGAATATAAAGATGAAGATACCATTGCCATACTTCAATGTGGTCATGAATTTCATGATGAATGCATCAACAAGTGGTTGCAAAGGAAAAAAACATGTCCTTTTTGTAGAGCTTCAGTTTTTGCCCACAACACACGATGA